One Ahaetulla prasina isolate Xishuangbanna chromosome 1, ASM2864084v1, whole genome shotgun sequence DNA window includes the following coding sequences:
- the YPEL4 gene encoding protein yippee-like 4 — translation MPSCEPVPPAACLPTKTFRSYLPRCHRTYSCVHCRAHLAKHDELISKSFQGSHGRAYLFNSVVNVGCGPAEQRLLLTGLHSVADIFCESCKTTLGWKYEQAFETSQKYKEGKYIIEMSHMVKDNGWD, via the exons ATGCCCAGCTGTGAGCCAGTGCCACCAGCTGCCTGTCTCCCTACCAAAACTTTCCGCAGTTACCTGCCCCGGTGCCACCGGACTTACAGCTGTGTCCACTGCAGGGCACACTTGGCCAAACATGATGAACTCATCTCCAAG TCCTTCCAGGGAAGTCATGGTCGCGCCTATCTTTTCAATTCTGT GGTTAATGTGGGCTGTGGTCCAGCAGAACAACGTCTTCTGCTCACTGGTCTCCATTCAGTTGCTGATATATTTTGTGAAAGCTGCAAGACTACACTGGGATGGAAATAT GAACAAGCCTTCGAGACCAGCCAGAAGTACAAAGAAGGGAAGTACATCATTGAGATGTCCCATATGGTGAAGGACAATGGCTGGGACTGA